From Xenopus tropicalis strain Nigerian chromosome 3, UCB_Xtro_10.0, whole genome shotgun sequence, the proteins below share one genomic window:
- the LOC101732737 gene encoding vitelline membrane outer layer protein 1 homolog, with the protein MQLSISSLALLCAFPLVCGIFDILIIDVPNGGRWGAWGPTEMCPIGYVAKGFSVKVEPPQGSLDDTALNAVRLHCFPFKSTDKEHTVTSTEGEFGKWSRPIWCLCGHLIAFSLKVEPLQGGGDDTAVNNIRFKCSDSRELEGPGLNWGPYGPWSQSCHYGICGIKTRVEEKQGGLDDTGLNDAQLFCCSNNSTD; encoded by the exons ATGCAGCTCTCTATCTCCTCCCTTGCCCTTCTCTGTGCTTTCCCATTAGTGTGTGGGATCTTTGATATCCTTATTATAGACGTCCCTAATGGGGGGAGATGGGGGGCCTGGGGGCCGACGGAAATGTGCCCCATTGGGTATGTGGCCAAAGGATTCTCTGTGAAG GTGGAACCCCCACAGGGATCCCTGGATGACACTGCGCTAAATGCCGTCCGACTGCACTGCTTTCCCTTTAAGAGTACCGACAAGGAACATACAGTCACATCGACAGAGGGAGA GTTTGGAAAATGGTCCCGCCCTATATGGTGCCTCTGTGGCCACCTCATTGCCTTCTCCCTAAAAGTGGAACCTCTACAGGGAGGCGGTGACGACACGGCCGTCAACAACATCAGGTTTAAGTGCTCAGACAGCCGAGAACTTGAAGGACCTGGACTCAACTGGGGGCCATATGGACCTTGGAGCCAGTCATGCCACTATGGCATCTGTGGCATTAAGACCAGGGTAGAGGAGAAACAAGGGGGTTTGGACGACACTGGCCTGAATGATGCCCAGTTATTTTGCTGTAGCAACAACTCAACTGATTAA
- the LOC101731130 gene encoding vitelline membrane outer layer protein 1 homolog isoform X2, with amino-acid sequence MGPSLVSPSDVHLTMMLLWVSSLVLLCGFPAVHGIYNIPLISVPNGGKWGSWGAEQRCPNGFVAKGFSVKVEPPQGSGDDTALNGIRLHCFPFQSTDNEQTVTSAEGPFGKWSRPVWCLCSHLTAFSLRVEPPQEYGDDTAANNIMFKCSDARELEGSGLSWGSYGPWSQSCYYGICGLQTRVEEKQRSGDDTALNDAKFLCCEG; translated from the exons ATGGGACCTTCCCTGGTATCTCCATCTGATGTGCATCTCACCATGATGTTGCTCTGGGTCTCCTCCCTTGTACTTCTCTGTGGTTTCCCAGCAGTACATGGGATCTATAATATCCCTCTTATTAGTGTCCCGAATGGAGGCAAATGGGGCAGCTGGGGAGCAGAGCAAAGGTGCCCCAATGGTTTTGTGGCCAAAGGCTTCTCTGTTAAG GTTGAACCCCCGCAGGGATCCGGCGATGACACTGCACTGAATGGGATCCGGCTGCACTGCTTTCCCTTCCAGTCTACTGACAATGAACAAACAGTGACATCTGCAGAGGGACC GTTTGGGAAATGGTCCCGCCCCGTATGGTGTCTCTGTAGCCACCTCACTGCCTTCTCCTTAAGAGTGGAACCTCCTCAGGAATACGGTGATGACACGGCCGCCAACAACATCATGTTTAAGTGCTCAGACGCCCGGGAACTTGAAGGATCTGGACTCTCATGGGGGTCCTATGGACCTTGGAGCCAATCGTGCTACTATGGCATCTGTGGCCTTCAGACAAGAGTAGAGGAGAAACAAAGGAGTGGAGATGACACTGCACTTAATGATGCCAAGTTCTTGTGCTGTGAAGGCtga